The following coding sequences are from one Gadus morhua chromosome 10, gadMor3.0, whole genome shotgun sequence window:
- the si:ch211-159i8.4 gene encoding matrix-remodeling-associated protein 5 yields MALALGWSSLRATAPVWRPLLLLLLLQQTLSPGSLLVHGLPSCPRSCTCQAAKEVHCTFRHLTSIPKAFPPDTERVNLGYNSLTEVEGSEFRSLRKLEMLMLHGNDISAVHSGAFYNLRSLQILKMSYNKLTEVDAGLFQGLVGLVRLHLDHNLISFIQPYSFSGLPALKLLQLEGNVLRDLHPHTFITLSLLGTFWSSGLRHLHLSDNLLEQLPAAVLQTAPRLEVLSLHGNPWSCDCQLRWLLDWNSRHEGVIKCKKERGAAETCAQCSSPPLNGSRLLDLTPDQLSCQRPTLNSPLKRWDSPMWAETEAEPDLPYTRDLEKPLGQLTFVLSDSHGNSAHVLCDVQRPGEGVAMTWSERPGSPGEVSVNVSLATVLQCEIDREALQNLWRLVAYYYESPAILERGAPRDNANSTTYQYAQAINENSPYFTDLKGYLTAEPGWLLQHRVTLQLNRRQTTNKNLVMDFSTLISEVINTRPRQGDGQGNIETAWALIRRGTTGQVQSVLEGTKAQLECDVITSGSEVKVEWMHPDLSVIEGVDGKSELLESGQLVILNTTLADAGLYHCMVKTQAGIDLVPMRLTVKQRSLSPTAFNGEKMSVKKGQTLSLPCNVSTVEPSTTVWYLPKNRILLPTQQARRAEVLANGTLVVKKMSQDEAGEYSCMASNIYGVDMISHQVEVTEEQKPTEQKEVGPTVLVNAEEEGEGSGVDYQEIKRPSATQSPRRVGTPQRFPGGVMKKKIIKDPKRKPYKPVKELDPNHWAEILAKVNAKAYTHIPTMHTDFSTKRLTTELAKTSKPRRTYTAAPSTTATTPAAVISTTTSVTTTDGTHLIMPDITTEQTATESYSSEREQTRNKDHVNPEKEHFRPVVRRPLVRPSSSKAPPVKVVNERIQDITDSRTNSPAIVAMSPPNQPSGGRVVGGRIRTSQYSQRWPNRRRPPYRHRHPSMRRLHPHLNQQPTTVTQVTAMPATTTTTTVPATTTTTPTTTTPTTTTTPTTTTTATTTTTTATTTTTTTAMTTTTSTTTNKRTSMAQTTVRDDRPEDEEDYDEAVYDYKDSDYSDEREIDMISTTPKKEVDSKVIPSSSRYHLQDPKTIPEPKPDNVLRPTEMAVGNRNTDSRPNGRREEDTIQEAFTPAEDKESQKTRIEEENKEREKSNPNRFLQGNHTQGTVHQTNRNRPTSHSKPHSPSQENDPTVLQTGRETTRLDPRHKTEGRHTEKPKTKPSQAFPISDPVHPWLQQPTQRGGHAPMPSEDHNSNRKQSKENAPKEGGRVEAKSEGQGKTNAAPPPRFPPSPNWPSLHHHHHHHHHVLHPSGSGQRSSPRPRKGPGLFPFPTYRPRSGVTNRPEITADTAKPTASLSTKSQPATSPPPALTPNHYHPGGGAGGWSHPNPGSDTQTRDYLMYSKLRNRYRQAQLDRIAQLGRRLTLPITPKPHLIPHHHPSSSGNHRPHILPLFKPYPNPNPQTPVPTPALNVPSTLKPIQPAFPPVSSTFDLSPTLLPRPNTTPVLFYGSRWPSIGGRISSRRPTAVPPFPGPMDAVGSGAGYKPLIATAATTSVSALAESDVYLPCKVKGHPAPTIAWTKVSTGASIPAGTQQGLRFEVFKNGTFFIKNVQLQDRGQYLCTARNSFGSDRVVITLAVQTEPPKIHPPTSREVAVYLGRDVHLHCLTSGKPPAKISWILPNRALVRDVGSAQTPQTPVALLPNGTLHIQSANFSSKGDYKCIASNAAGADTVTYNLHVAALPPSINEDPSEAVRVQPGMSVYVHCSAKGEPEPVLKWTIPGGVHVKPSQFLGRRLFVFPNGTLYVRNAALADGGNYECSAKNAVGIAKRTVQLVVRTEAPALPPPPPPTAALIPRPHEHDAIPRPSQQHLVSAMYGSTVFLHCPESTESTRGTIWQLPSKTIMDQYSPERSITVFRNGTLRIMHLTEIDRGNYLCLFQRPNGEDMELFQVDVLMTAPRIEHLRPMPHATYGQNFQVDCVASGLPNPEVSWSLPDGTVINNALQSDDSGVRNRRFVIFDNGTLLLQQMGKKDEGDYTCHAKNKLGRDERKVKVTVTPDAPKISPESHLLATARLGESAKFVCQATGEPRPRILWISPGHHIISVSSDRYQVMENGVLVVKRVTLADEGKYTCIARNPIGEDVKNFQMEVETQEPSINGITGRSTSRVLAVSYQTTQLDCKAEANPEPRVSWITSYGQQLPAPYAGGRFQVHPNGSLELRGVRKTDEGRYACVAKNTRGEATFWVELEVASIAEKPSFAVPNIEMVPIKQDSREIVLECPARGKPHPEFAWILPNRTMLPPGRALHRFVHHLGNGTLRISHPVANDKGVYRCVAKNVAGQAEKRYTLEAGRKPVIRGVTGGMKITYGHSLSLPCSVDDWQQASISWTLPNGRLLDKPQHTGRLSFFANGTLQLKEVATFDKGTYVCKASNTFGSHTLSYPVTVMVFPPRITKAPASVTRIHRGSPVTLGCLASGVPKPEISWTLPGRTTLVPHSRFTVQGGIHMMEDGSLVIQNPMLTNSGIYKCNAKNALGTDFKSTYLQVI; encoded by the exons ATGGCGCTAGCCTTGGGGTGGTCCAGCCTCCGTGCAACAGCCCCGGTGTGGCGCCcgcttctcctgctcctcctactTCAGCAAacg ctCTCTCCTGGTTCTCTGCTGGTTCACGGCCTCCCCTCCTGCCCGCGGAGCTGCACCTGCCAAGCGGCTAAAGAGGTCCACTGTACCTTCAGACACCTGACCTCCATCCCCAAGGCCTTCCCCCCGGACACAGAGAGGGTGAACCTGGG CTACAACAGCCTGACAGAAGTGGAGGGCTCCGAATTCCGGTCACTACGGAAACTGGAGATGCTCATGTTGCACGGCAACGACATAAGCGCAGTTCACTCTGGTGCCTTCTACAACCTGAGATCCCTGCAG ATCCTGAAGATGAGCTACAACAAGCTGACGGAGGTGGACGCCGGCCTGTTCCAGGGCCTGGTGGGTCTGGTTCGCCTCCACCTGGACCACAACCTCATCAGCTTCATCCAGCCCTACTCCTTCTCCGGGCTGCCCGCCCTCAAGCTGCTGCAGCTGGAGGGCAACGTGCTGCGggacctccacccccacacctTCATCACGCTCTCCCTGCTGGGCACCTTCTGGTCCTCAGGGCTCAG ACACCTTCACCTCTCGGACAACCTCCTGGAGCAGCTCCCTGCAGCGGTGCTGCAGACCGCCCCGAGGCTGGAGGTCCTCTCACTCCACGGAAACCCCTGGTCATGTGACTGCCAGCTCCGGTGGCTGCTGGACTGGAACTCCAGGCACGAGG GTGTGATCAAGTGCAAGAAGGAGCGTGGCGCTGCAGAGACGTGCGCCCAGTGCTCCTCCCCGCCCCTCAACGGCAGCCGGCTCCTCGACCTGACCCCAGACCAGCTGTCCTGCCAGCGTCCGACCCTCAACTCCCCTCTCAAGCGGTGGGACAGCCCCATGTGGGCGGAGACAGAGGCGGAGCCGGACCTCCCGTACACCCGCGACCTGGAGAAACCCTTGGGCCAGCTGACCTTCGTGTTGTCGGACAGCCACGGCAACAGCGCCCACGTGCTGTGTGACGTGCAGCGGCCAGGAGAGGGTGTGGCCATGACGTGGTCGGAGCGGCCCGGTTCGCCCGGTGAGGTGTCCGTCAACGTGTCGCTGGCCACCGTCCTCCAGTGCGAGATCGACCGGGAGGCGTTGCAGAACCTGTGGCGGCTGGTGGCGTATTACTACGAGAGCCCTGCTATCCTGGAGAGGGGGGCGCCGAGGGACAACGCCAACAGCACCACCTACCAGTACGCCCAGGCCATCAATGAGAACTCCCCCTACTTCACCGACCTGAAGGGTTACCTGACGGCCGAGCCCGGCTGGCTGCTCCAGCACCGGGTCACGCTGCAGCTCAACCGGCGCCAGACCACAAACAAAAACCTGGTGATGGACTTTTCCACTCTGATCTCTGAGGTCATAAACACTCGCCCCAGGCAGGGTGACGGCCAAGGCAACATAGAGACCGCCTGGGCCCTGATTCGGCGAGGGACCACGGGGCAGGTGCAGTCGGTTCTTGAGGGCACCAAGGCCCAACTGGAATGTGACGTCATCACCTCAGGGTCGGAGGTAAAAGTCGAGTGGATGCATCCTGACCTGTCCGTCATCGAGGGGGTCGATGGTAAAAGTGAGCTGTTGGAGAGCGGGCAGCTCGTCATTCTGAACACGACCCTGGCAGACGCAGGACTCTATCACTGCATGGTCAAAACCCAAGCTGGAATCGACCTGGTCCCCATGAGGCTCACTGTCAAACAACGCTCGCTGAGTCCTACCGCCTTCAACGGGGAGAAAATGAGCGTCAAGAAGGGACAGACACTTTCTCTGCCTTGTAACGTGAGCACAGTGGAGCCCAGTACGACAGTCTGGTACCTGCCAAAGAACCGGATTCTACTTCCAACACAACAGGCGAGAAGGGCAGAAGTGTTGGCAAACGGGACGTTGGTGGTGAAGAAGATGAGCCAAGACGAGGCGGGGGAGTACAGCTGCATGGCTTCAAACATCTACGGAGTAGACATGATCTCACACCAGGTAGAAGTCACAGAAGAGCAGAAGCCAACTGAGCAGAAGGAGGTAGGGCCGACCGTCTTAGTGAACgctgaggaggagggcgagggctCAGGAGTGGATTACCAGGAAATCAAACGCCCTTCTGCAACACAGTCTCCTAGAAGGGTTGGAACACCACAGCGGTTTCCTGGAGGGGtgatgaaaaagaaaataatcaaaGATCCAAAGAGAAAGCCTTACAAGCCTGTGAAGGAATTAGATCCAAATCACTGGGCAGAGATATTGGCTAAAGTCAATGCTAAAGCATACACTCACATTCCTACTATGCACACAGACTTTAGTACAAAAAGGCTGACTACTGAACTAGCTAAAACGAGTAAACCTAGACGGACCTATACCGCCGCTCCTTCAACTACTGCTACGACCCCTGCTGCTGTAATTTCTACAACCACGTCTGTTACTACAACTGATGGCACTCATTTAATCATGCCAGACATTACAACGGAACAGACTGCTACAGAGTCCTACTCCAGTGAGAGGGAACAGACAAGGAATAAGGACCATGTTAATCCCGAAAAGGAGCACTTTAGACCAGTGGTGAGAAGGCCTTTGGTCCGGCCCAGCAGTAGTAAAGCACCACCCGTTAAAGTAGTCAATGAGAGAATCCAAGACATAACTGACAGCAGAACCAATTCCCCTGCCATAGTGGCCATGTCTCCCCCTAACCAACCGTCTGGAGGGAGGGTCGTTGGGGGGAGAATCAGAACCTCCCAGTACTCCCAAAGATGGCCCAATAGAAGGAGGCCCccctacagacacagacacccatCAATGAGAAGACTTCATCCTCATTTGAACCAACAACCAACAACGGTTACCCAGGTGACCGCCATGCCagccaccacaaccacaacaacagtaCCCGCAACTACAACCACAACACCCACAacaaccacacccacaacaacaaccacacccaccacaacaaccacggcaacgacaacaacaaccacagcaacgacaacaactacaaccacagcaaTGACAACAACCACATCGACTACAACAAACAAAAGGACATCGATGGCTCAAACCACCGTGAGAGACGACCGaccagaggatgaagaggattaTGATGAGGCAGTTTATGATTACAAGGACAGTGATTACTCGGATGAAAGGGAAATAGATATGATTAGTACAACACCAAAAAAGGAAGTTGATTCCAAAGTGATACCTTCTTCAAGTAGATATCATCTACAAGATCCAAAAACCATTCCTGAACCAAAACCAGACAATGTGCTGCGTCCAACTGAAATGGCGGTTGGGAATCGCAACACAGACTCAAGACCAAACGGAAGGCGAGAAGAAGACACAATTCAAGAAGCGTTCACGCCTGCAGAAGATAAGGAGAGCCAGAAAACAAGGATTgaagaggaaaacaaagagagagagaaatcaaatCCTAATAGATTTCTGCAAGGCAACCACACACAGGGCACCGTCCATCAAACCAACCGCAATAGACCAACATCTCACAGTAAACCGCACAGTCCCTCACAGGAAAATGATCCTACAGTTTTACAAACAGGCAGAGAAACGACAAGATTAGACCCCAGGCACAAAACAGAGGGGAGGCATACTGAAAAGCCAAAAACCAAACCCAGCCAAGCATTTCCTATATCGGACCCCGTCCACCCTTGGCTTCAGCAACCAACCCAGCGAGGGGGACATGCCCCCATGCCATCAGAAGACCACAACTCAAATagaaaacaaagcaaagagAACGCGCCAAAGGAAGGTGGTCGAGTAGAAGCTAAATCAGAAGGACAAGGGAAGACTAATGCGGCTCCACCTCCTCGCTTCCCCCCATCCCCAAACTGGCCTTCcttacatcatcatcatcatcatcatcaccatgtcCTCCATCCTTCAGGGTCAGGGCAGAGATCTTCTCCTCGGCCCCGGAAAG GCCCCGGGCTGTTTCCTTTCCCCACATACCGACCCCGGTCTGGGGTGACCAACCGCCCAGAGATCACAGCAGACACAGCCAAGCCCACGGCTTCATTGAGCACTAAGTCCCAACCGGCTacctccccaccaccagcatTGACTCCCAACCACTATCATCCtggtggtggcgctggtggATGGTCTCATCCCAACCCAGGGAGTGACACCCAAACCAGGGATTATCTCATGTACTCCAAGCTCAGGAACAGATACAGACAA GCTCAGCTGGATCGCATCGCCCAGCTGGGGAGACGGTTGACCCTCCCGATCACCCCCAAGCCTCACCTAATCCCCCACCATCATCCCTCATCCTCTGGCAATCACAGACCCCACATTCTACCGCTGTTcaaaccctaccctaaccctaaccctcaaacGCCGGTGCCAACGCCTGCTCTGAATGTGCCTAGCACACTGAAACCCATCCAACCTGCCttcccccctgtctcctccacaTTTGACCTGTCCCCGACCCTCTTGCCACGCCCTAACACCACCCCAGTGCTCTTTTATGGAAGTCGATGGCCCAGTATTGGAG GACGGATCAGCTCTCGACGTCCCACTGCGGTACCGCCTTTCCCCGGGCCGATGGACGCTGTGGGAAGCGGAGCAGGGTACAAACCCCTTATCGCCACGGCAGCCACAACGAGTGTGTCGGCGCTCGCAGAAAGCGATGTGTACTTGCCTTGTAAGGTGAAAGGACACCCAGCACCCACCATCGCATGGACCAAGGTCTCGACGG GAGCTAGCATCCCAGCCGGCACTCAGCAAGGACTGCGTTTCGAGGTCTTCAAGAACGGCACCTTCTTCATTAAGAACGTGCAGCTCCAGGATCGAGGCCAGTACCTCTGCACGGCACGCAACAGCTTCGGGTCGGACCGCGTTGTGATCACCTTGGCCGTCCAAACTGAGCCTCCCAAGATCCACCCTCCCACGTCCAGGGAGGTTGCGGTCTACCTGGGAAGGGACGTCCATCTCCACTGCCTCACCTCCGGCAAACCGCCTGCCAAGATCTCATGGATCCTTCCCAACAGGGCGTTGGTCCGTGATGTGGGGTCCGCCCAGACCCCCCAAACCCCGGTGGCCCTGCTGCCCAATGGGACCCTTCACATCCAGTCAGCCAATTTCTCAAGCAAAGGGGACTATAAGTGCATCGCAAGCAATGCAGCGGGTGCCGACACAGTGACCTACAACCTACACGTTGCTGCCCTCCCCCCGAGCATCAACGAAGACCCGTCGGAGGCTGTCCGCGTCCAACCAG GGATGAGTGTGTACGTCCACTGCTCCGCTAAAGGAGAGCCAGAGCCTGTGTTGAAGTGGACCATCCCAGGAGGGGTCCACGTTAAACCTTCCCAGTTCCTGGGGCGCAGGCTGTTTGTCTTTCCCAATGGGACGCTGTATGTGAGGAATGCCGCACTGGCTGATGGTGGGAA TTATGAGTGTTCAGCAAAAAATGCAGTGGGGATTGCCAAGAGAACAGTCCAGCTTGTGGTCAGAACCGAAGCCccagccctccctccaccccctcctcctacaGCCGCACTCATCCCGCGGCCGCACGAACACGATGCCATCCCACGGCCCTCCCAGCAGCACCTGGTCTCCGCCATGTACGGGTCCACGGTCTTCCTCCACTGCCCTGAGTCCACTGAATCCACAAGGGGAACCATTTGGCAGTTACCCTCCAAGACCATTATGGATCAATACAG TCCTGAGAGATCCATCACTGTGTTTCGCAATGGGACTCTAAGGATCATGCATCTCACAGAAATAGATCGCGGAAACTACCTGTGTCTCTTTCAGCGTCCCAACGGGGAAGACATGGAACTCTTTCAG GTGGATGTGTTGATGACCGCTCCAAGGATAGAGCACCTGAGACCGATGCCCCATGCTACCTATGGACAGAACTTCCAG gtTGACTGTGTGGCCTCAGGCCTCCCCAATCCAGAGGTTTCCTGGAGCCTCCCGGATGGCACAGTCATCAACAATGCCCTCCAATCGGACGACAGCGGTGTTCGCAACAGGCGTTTTGTTATCTTTGACAACGGGACGTTACTCCTCCAGCAGATGGGAAAAAAAGACGAAGGCGATTACACCTGCCATGCCAAGAACAAACTTGGCAGAGACGAGAGAAAAGTTAAAGTTACGGTTACCCCCGACGCTCCGAAGATTAGTCCGGAATCCCATTTGTTGGCAACAGCCCGGCTCGGAGAGTCGGCCAAGTTTGTCTGCCAGGCAACAGGGGAGCCAAGGCCCAGGATTCTGTGGATCTCTCCTGGCCATCACATCATATCTGTGTCCTCAGATCGGTACCAGGTCATGGAGAACGGAGTACTAGTGGTAAAGAGGGTGACCCTCGCGGATGAAGGGAAATATACGTGTATCGCACGAAACCCAATCGGAGAGGATGTAAAAAACTTCCAAATGGAGGTGGAGACCCAGGAGCCTTCCATCAACGGAATCACAGGCAGGAGTACGTCGAGGGTCCTGGCCGTGTCCTACCAGACCACCCAGCTGGACTGCAAGGCGGAGGCCAACCCTGAACCCCGGGTGTCCTGGATCACGTCCTACGGCCAACAGCTCCCCGCACCTTACGCCGGCGGTCGCTTTCAAGTGCACCCCAACGGGAGCTTGGAGTTGAGAGGCGTGAGGAAAACCGACGAAGGGAGGTACGCGTGTGTGGCTAAAAACACCCGCGGAGAAGCAACGTTTTGGGTGGAGCTTGAGGTGGCTTCGATAGCTGAGAAGCCTAGCTTCGCCGTTCCCAACATTGAAATGGTACCGATCAAACAGGACAGCAGGGAGATAGTCCTGGAGTGCCCCGCCCGGGGTAAGCCCCACCCAGAGTTTGCTTGGATTCTACCAAACAGAACCATGCTTCCCCCCGGCAGAGCCCTGCACCGCTTCGTCCATCACCTCGGGAACGGGACTCTGAGGATTTCCCATCCAGTTGCGAACGATAAGGGAGTGTACCGATGTGTGGCGAAGAACGTGGCAGGTCAAGCCGAGAAGCGCTACACCCTGGAAGCAGGAAGGAAGCCGGTGATCAGAGGAGTTACAG GTGGGATGAAGATCACCTATGGCCACAGTCTGTCTCTGCCCTGTTCTGTGGACGACTGGCAGCAGGCATCCATCTCATGGACCCTCCCCAACGGTCGTCTCCTGGACAAACCCCAACACACCGGCCGGCTCTCTTTCTTCGCCAACGGGACGCTCCAGCTCAAAGAGGTGGCCACGTTCGACAAGGGAACCTACGTCTGCAAAGCCTCAAATACGTTTGGCTCACACACATTGTCCTACCCGGTCACGGTGATGGTCTTCCCTCCGCGCATCACCAAGGCCCCGGCCTCGGTGACCAGGATCCATAGGGGGTCCCCGGTGACGTTAGGGTGCCTGGCTTCAGGCGTCCCCAAGCCGGAGATCTCGTGGACGCTGCCAGGGCGCACCACGTTGGTGCCCCATAGCAGGTTCACCGTTCAGGGGGGCATTCACATGATGGAAGACGGGAGTTTGGTTATACAAAACCCCATGCTGACAAACTCGGGCATTTACAAATGCAACGCTAAGAACGCCCTCGGGACAGACTTTAAGTCCACATACCTGCAGGTGATCTAA